TAAATGATTAGCAAAACGCGACAAAAAATCATATTTTACCGCCTGTCTACCTTCGCCGCTTGTGCCAGAAGGCATATATAAAGAGATAATACTTAAATTATTATAATCAAACTGTAAATAACGCCCTTCTTGATCACAGTATTCAAAGCCTAATCCTTTAAGAATTTTTGTAGGCCTATTCCGGGCATAAATGGCAACCCCACTATACCCTTTTTTTAACGCATCGTAGTATTCACAAAAATAATTCACGGGAAAAAATAAGGGGCTTGCTTGTAACTGATCAATCTGCGCTTTAGTTTCTTGAATACATACAAAATCAGCATTTTGTTGACTAAGCCACTCGTAAAAACCTTTACGAGCAGCAGATCGTATACCGTTAGCATTAAAACTAATTACTTTCATAGTTCGCTCTCTGTCGCTAAATGAATGTGGGCTTGCGCCAACTTAC
The nucleotide sequence above comes from Legionella adelaidensis. Encoded proteins:
- a CDS encoding exodeoxyribonuclease III, translated to MKVISFNANGIRSAARKGFYEWLSQQNADFVCIQETKAQIDQLQASPLFFPVNYFCEYYDALKKGYSGVAIYARNRPTKILKGLGFEYCDQEGRYLQFDYNNLSIISLYMPSGTSGEGRQAVKYDFLSRFANHLQELKAQGRELIICGDYNIAHKKVDLKNWRGNQKNSGFLPEERAWMDELFGPLGFVDAFRIKNQEEEQYTWWSNRGRAWEKNVGWRIDYQVVTPGLRDAIKEVGIYKENRFSDHAPLLIEYHGEWCA